One Sesamum indicum cultivar Zhongzhi No. 13 linkage group LG14, S_indicum_v1.0, whole genome shotgun sequence genomic window, GAGGATGTTCcgcagaggattcttagtgcTACATTATCTCCTTTATTAGTTCTTATACACTTTATCGAATATCCCTTGGCTTGTCGAAAGAGATACCAAAATTTgaacattgttgtactgtatgttattatatgtatgttaaTATTCGACTAATATAactgttgatattattttgattaaaaaatttacgtaatATTTCgtcattttttctataaaaaaaattattaatttttttcttgaagttgAACAAATCTGTACTAtctataaaagtatttttagaaaaaagttaaacacaaaatatgtcaagaaaATAACTACTTATTTAACTCTCATGCTATCATATctgttttgattaatttactaataaaaagacCTTATTATGCCAAATATTCTAACATTTTATGAGATacgaaaatattttataagctataatattttgctttatccgaagttctaaaaatttataagatatttaaaaaaccTTGGCGTGATACCcttttaatcttataaaacCACGATCAATATATTTACTAggaaatttaaacaaaattgacTACATTACTTACACACAAGACTTTCTAGTTTCTtgtttttaaacaaaattgacTATTTTACACACAAGACTTTCtagtttcttgtttcttcaaGAGCCATGACGCACGCTCAAGACCGATAtcaaatagttattattttgaaacGGTCAAAATTGAATAGCatagaagatttttttttattttataattctatttttcagcGAACGtcttttatgttaaaatactaataaaatttgatgaaataattagaaataaatttttttttatgaaaattttgtaattaataggATGGAAAATATactgatattaaaatttgaaacaaaaattaatattttccctaataataaaatatgcattCTGGAAATTTCCAAGTCAAGCTCCGGATAAATGAAATTTGTCCCAAAAGTCATTATTCCACAGTCAAACCACTTGAAATAAGCTGTTTGTAGTTTTGATTCCCCACACCATCAAAACCCATTAGCCCACGCAAAACCCAATTCGTTCACACACATCCTTGTGAACGCACAACATAGGTATGAGACAATCATCCTTTTGTAACTCACCTCAAAACATAGGGTTAtttacattgatttttttttaaatttgacataattataaatcttcttgttatttgattaatgcaatttatctctatatgatatgtgaaatgagcaaataaactattgtgaaaaaaaattagcaaattatctccACGTGTTtcgaaaaatgaagcaaattgcACTCCTATCAATTGTTAAAAtagggaggtaatttgctttgttttttaaatctcagggggtaatttgctattttatttttcacagggtgtttttactcatttctcatatcactatggggtaaattgcaatttctcctttttattattttaaaatttattaataacccataattttaattaacgatcgtctaacaattagctcaaTCTGTTAGTCcccattaggttttcatccattttcttTATGAACTGACTGAAATGCTCTTATGGACTgagaattacaattttatttgttatttaaaattttctaattttttttattgactaagttgataattttgtttttatagtttttcaaatttttccatcTACCCTGTAcgattttgtttataaatttttatttttttagaaaaagagaaaaagataataagaGTAAAGTTGATAATTCATGCATTCATCCAAgcattacataattttattaaatatcataaaatatttataattttttaaataataaaaaagtattcgtaattatgtcaaaattaaaaaaatatcttcttaatttaccttaaatcGCATATATAAGAAATCCTAGCGTGTAGAACCAACAAGAAAACATAAGATACCTCCACCCTCAACCACTCCTCCCGAATTCCACCATGGGAATGGACGACGACGACGATTCTTCCTTCTCTCCTCGTAAACACAACTACAATGTAAATAGTAAGATCATGTTGATAGCTATAATCTCGTTATCGTTCGTGGTGATACTCGTCGCCTTACTCCACATATACGCCCGATGCATGCTGCGCCGCCAAGCCCGCCGTCAGGCTGCCCTTCGCCGTCTTGGCTTCATAACACACTCCGCCAACGTGCAGATCGTCGAGCCGCCAAAAACCGGCCTGGACCCATCAATCATCGCCGCTTTACCCATATTCATGTTCAAACAAACAAACGGCACCAGCAGTGAGATGGGCTCCGTGGAGTGTTCTGTATGTATAAGCATTTTGGAAGATGGTGAAATGGCAAGGACTTTGCCAAATTGCAAACACACTTTTCATGCAGACTGCATTGATAAATGGTTCGGTTCAAACTCAACATGTCCAATTTGTCGCACGGAGGCCGAGCCTAGGCCTGTGGCCGGAGCACCACCGTCGGCGCCACCGCTAGACGGGGACGGAACGCAGCCGTCGTCGTCTAAAGTTAGTGGCTCAAGCTCGCGGTTAAGCTCCTTCAGATGGATTCTTAATAGAGAAAGGTCATCTAGGAGGATCCATAGTCAGTCTTGTGGCCAGGAAGAAGGTCTACCAGATCTTGAGAGGCAGtgattacaataattaaaggTACAGATTAAGCATCACATACATActacaaaatggaaaaattaataatagttgaatttgattttttcctGTGCAGCACTTTGAGGTTCTTGGgattgtttctttcttcctttcccTTTCATGAGGCTATGTTCTTTAAATAGTTAATCTATAATATTGTGAGAGCTTTCTGTATAATTTTCCAACTTTGACATGTTACGTGCCCAATATATTTACGTTTTCATCTTGAAAATACTTAGACTTTACATAGTTGTTAAAGAATAGGATAATTTAAATCAacgtattttaaaattaggtctaatttaaaaaatattttctattttttaaaaaattataaaaatactacTTGAAATTACGATTTTAATTACAAGCTCGCCCGATAATGAGAGGCAGAATTTTACAAATACACACCTTGAATTAAGTAACATTGAGGGtgtatacttataattttataaagaccgtgaaatatttttgtaattaaatccagtcataaataatttaccctaaagaTATCAGCACTACAGAAAAATTCAGTTTTTGTTATACTATAAATGACCGCGGTTTATTgtagtaaattaatactattaatcacggctaaataaaataagagcAAAAGTTTATACTTTTaccatgattaattaatattcgtCATGATTTTAGCAATATCCAATACATTTGTCATGGTTTTGGCCATAACTAATGTTTTGGCTACACTTGCAAAAATAACGACCAATGGCCGTTGCGAGGCCGtggttgatttgtatttgctacgattattttcttttgactATATTAGTTAATCAt contains:
- the LOC105176819 gene encoding E3 ubiquitin-protein ligase ATL41-like; this encodes MGMDDDDDSSFSPRKHNYNVNSKIMLIAIISLSFVVILVALLHIYARCMLRRQARRQAALRRLGFITHSANVQIVEPPKTGLDPSIIAALPIFMFKQTNGTSSEMGSVECSVCISILEDGEMARTLPNCKHTFHADCIDKWFGSNSTCPICRTEAEPRPVAGAPPSAPPLDGDGTQPSSSKVSGSSSRLSSFRWILNRERSSRRIHSQSCGQEEGLPDLERQ